The Pseudomonas nunensis genome includes the window GCGGATGTTCATCAAATTGCGATCCACCTCCCGCGCCACCGCCGCCTGTTCCTCCGAGGCACTGGCGATCACGATGTTGCGCTCGTTGATCAAGGTGAACGCCGAGGCAATCTCCTCCAGCGCCACGCCCGCGGCTTTCGCCACTTCCAGGGTCGAACGCGCGCGGCTATTGCTCTGCTGCATCGAGCTGACGGCAGAATCGGTACCTTGCTGGATGCCACTGATCATCTGCTCGATTTCCTGAGTCGATTGCTGCGTCCGGTGCGCCAGCGCTCGCACCTCATCCGCTACCACGGCAAAACCGCGCCCGGCATCGCCAGCACGTGCCGCTTCAATCGCCGCGTTCAGGGCCAGCAGATTGGTCTGCTCGGCAATCGATCGAATCACATCCAGCACCTTGCTGATCCCGTAGACCTTCTGCGCCAAATCCTCAACCTGACTGGCATTGGCCGTCACATCGTCCGCCAGGGACTCAATGGACTGCACGGTCTGATGCACCTGCGCGCGGCCATGCTGGGCGATCCGGTCAGATTCCCGGGACGCTTCGGAAGTGGCCACCGCGTTGCTCGCCACTTCCTCCACCGCTGCGGTCATCTGATTCACCGCTGTGGCGGCCTGCTCGATTTCCAGGCTCTGCTGATGCAGGCCACGGGTCGCGTCTTCCGTGACGCAACTGAGCTCTTCCGAGGCCGAGGCCAATTGGCTGGACGAGTCGGAGATACGCCGAATGGTGTCGCGCAGGCTTTGCTGCATGCTCTTGAGCGCGTGCAACAGCCGCGCCGGTTCGTCCTTGCCGCTGATGCAGATGTCGCCGGTCAGATCACCGCCCGCCACCACTTCGGCCACCCGCAACGACTGAGACAACGGCAACACAATGCTGCGCGTCAGCAGCAAGGCCAGGCCAATGGTCATCAACGCGGCCAGCGCGACCATCACCCCAACCCACACCCGCGAGTTGCTGAACACCAGACGCGCCGCCTCGGTGGCCAGGTTGGCGTTGCGTTTGTTCAGTTCCACCAGGGATTTGAGGGTGACCGCGATTTCGTCGGCCAACGGGCTCATCTCGCCATTGACGATAGCCGCCGCGTCTTCGATCCGGCCCTGGGCAGACAGGATCATCACCTGCCCCTGAAATTGCAGGTACTTTTGCTCCGAGGCCTTGAAGCGATCGAACAGCGAACGCTCCTCGGGCAGCACGATCAACGCGTTGTAGCGCTGTTGCGCATCGCCGAGCACGCCTTTGAGTTCATTCAGTTTGCCGACGTTCTGCGCCAGCGCCGCCGGGTCGCGGTTGATCAGCAGACGCATGGTCAGGGCACGCAGCCGCAGCATGTCCTGACTCATCTCCCCGACCGCCATCACGCTGGGCAGCCAGTTGTTATCGACCTGATCGGACTGGGCGCGCATGTTCGACATTTGCGCCAGAGCAAACGCGCCCAAGCCAAATACCATCAACGCCAACAGGCCAAAACCCAGGCTCGCGCGCGGGGCAATATTGAGACTGCGGATGCTCATCGCTCTGGTTCCTTCCAAAAATGCACTGCATATCCCTGCAGCGGGTTGCTTTAGAAGGTATCGGCCTGGAGAAAATTTGCGTAAGACCAAAACGTGATATCAAAACGCCTTGCTACTTCTATCGTCCGGCGGGAACGATTCAGCGCGCAGATTTCGGCAGCACGGCTAGAAAATTATCTCGCGCGACTTTTCTCGCAACATCTTCCGGCAACGCATCGAGAAACGGGTCGAAGCTGCGCATTTCCTTACCCAACTTATCGAAGCGTCCTACGACATCCGACCCCAGCATGAAACGTTCGGGATAGCGTTCTACCAGTTTCAGCCATTCGTCCCGTGGCTTGCCCTGCTCATCCAGCAGATAGGGCGTGAGCATGCTCCAGGACAGGTCGATGAACAGATTCGGGTACGCCTCAAGCATCCGGGTCAACGTCGGCAACAGAAAATCCAGCTGCGTCTGGTGCCGATGGATTTCTACGCTGGTGCCGGCATGCGCCCAGATAAATCGGGTGTGCGGGTGATTACGCAACGGCTCTTCCATTTCAGCCAGGTACAGCGGATTTTTCTCACGCTTGGAGGTGATGTTCGAATGCAGCATCACCGGCAGGTCGTTTTCGGCGGCGAGGTGATAGATCCGCGTCATCGCCTCGTTATTGGCCCGCGGCGTATCACCCGACGTCAGCGCCGTCAGGTCATCGTGCCGGGTGAAGACTTCGCCGATGCCCTGCCACAACCCCGGATTGAGATCGAGCATGCGCTGGATGTGCGCCTCGGAGTTTTTATCGTTGGGGTTGAAGCCTGACAGAAACGGGTGAAAACGCTGACGCTGCTCCGGCGTGAGCTTGTTCACCGCAGCGGCGACAATCACGTCGGTCGCGCTGTACCAATAGGCATCGGCGTCGTCACCGGCGTAGTAACGCGGGCGTTTGGGTTCGTCTTCGTGCCATTTCTTCGCTACCGGGATGCCGGAAATCATCACGTGATCGATGGAGCTGTCAGCCATCGACTTGAGCAAGGCAGGCATTCCCGCGGTTTCCTGGAAGAAGTCCACGTAATGCAGGTGCGCATCGCTGTAGGCATAGTCGCGGGCGTCCGCGTATGAACTGCAAAGCACCAACCACCAGGCGAGACTCAAGCGGATCCGAGGCACGGGCATTCTCCAATGACATGAGCCCCATAGACCTCGCCGCGCCAATCAGGGTTCATCCCGCAAGAAAGTGGAACGCAGCACAGCACGAATGCTCTATACCTTCAGGGTCCGTTTTTGCTCGAATGACTTTTCCTACTGCCGAAGAGGTTTCCCATGACTGTTACCGTCAATACCGTTTCCAGTGAAGGCTTTCGTCACACTGTCCAGATCGATGACCACGAATTGTTTGCCGATGTACCGAAGTCCGCCGGCGGCGAAGGCTCGGCGCCGGAACCCCATGATTACTTCGACGCCGCCCTCGGTGCCTGTAAGGCGCTGACGCTGAAAATGTATGCCAAGAAGAAAGACATCCCGTTGACCGGCGTGGGTGTCGAGGTCAAACGCGACAACAGCGAAGAGCAGAAAGGCAAATATGCCCTGCACGTGACCCTCACGCTCAAGGGTGTGCTCACCGACGACCAGCGCGCGGAGCTGTTGCGAGTCGCTGACCGTTGCCCGATTCATAAACTGATGACCACTACCGACGTCACCATCGAAACCCATGCGCCACAGGGCTTCGACAGCCAGTAATTACGACGATGCCAGCGGCGGGTTATGCTCCACGCATTACCCGCCCAGCCTGGAATGCAGCATGAACACGCCCCTCGTGATCCGCCCCCGCGCCGAAGATGTCGAAGGCCAGCCAATTCTTCGCCCGTTGCCGTCAGCCAAATGCCGTAGCGTCGGGCCTTTCGTGTTTTTCGACCACATGCTCGAAACCCGTTATCCGGCGGGCAAAGGCATGAACATCCGCCAACATCCGCACATCGGTCTGTCGACCCTGACTTATTTGTTCAAGGGGCAGATCCAGCACAAGGACAGCCTCGGTTCCGATCAGGTGGTGGACACCGGTGACGTCAGCTGGATGACGGCGGGCAGCGCAATTGCCCACGTTGAACGCACGCCTGAAGCGCTGAAAGACAGCGGCTTCACGATGCATGGCTTGCAGATCTGGCTGGCGTCGCCCAAGGAGCATGAGCAAGGCCCGGGGCATTACAGCCATCATCCGGCTGCCACGCTGCCGGTCAGCGATAACCTCGGCGTGAAGATCCGCATGATCGCCGGGTCAGGCTTTTGCCTGGAATCGCCGGTGCCAGTGCTTTCTCCTACGTTGTACGCCGAACTGAACCTGCAAACCGCGACGACACTGCTGATTCCTACCGAGCATGAAGAGCGGGCACTGTATGTGCTGGACGGCGAGGTGCAACTCGATGGCGAGTTGATAGAACCGCATTCGCTTGTGGTGTTGCCGGTCGGGGAAGAGATGACGTTGTTTGCCGAGAGCGACTGTCACGCCGTGCTGTTCGGCGGCGCGCCGCTGGATGGACCACGGCGGATCAACTGGAATTTTGTCGCGAGCGATCCGGCGGCCATCGATGAAGCGCGTCGACGCTGGGCGGCCGGGGATTGGCCGACGGTGCCGGGGGAAAGTGAGCGGATTGAATTGCCCTAGGATTTTTTGCGCCTGTGACACCGCTTTCGCGAGCAAGCCCGCTCCCACAGGGAAATTCATTCCAAATGTGGGAGCGGGCTTGCTCGCGAAGAGGCCAGCCCTGACACCACCAATGTCAGAGAACGATCATCAGCCGCTAAACACTTCATCCAGCAAGTTATGCATCGACACAAACGCCCGCCCTGCGGTTTTCGCGTCATACATCATCTTGCCCGGCACATTCGCGTGCGGATCGGTAAACGAGTGCACCGCCCCGCCGTAGCTCAGCAGTTGCCAATCCACGCCCGCTGCGTTCATTTCTTCTTCAAACGCTGGCAGTTGCTCTTTCGGCACCAATGGATCGGACGCACCGTGCAGCACCAGCACCGAGCCCTTGATGTTTTTCGCATCGTCCACATTCGGCGTATCCAGCGAGCCATGGAACGACACCGCCGCTTTCACTGGCGCACCGCTGCGAGCCAGTTCCAGCGCGCAGCAACCACCAAAACAGAAACCGAAGGTCGCCAGTTTCGAGGTTTCGACCGCGACGTCGGCCTGCCCTTGCAACTGCTCGAAAGCCGCCTGCATACGCTGGCGCAGCAAACCGCGATCATTCTTCAACGGCATCATCGCCGCGCCTGCTTCTTCACCGTTCTGCGGACGCACCGACTGACCGTAAAGGTCCGCGATCAGGACTACATAGCCTTTAGCCGCCACTGACTTGGCGATCTCTTCGGCACCGGCGCTGATGCCCATCCAGTTCGGCGCCATCAGCAAACCCGGGCGCGGGCCTTTATGGTCGGCATCGAAAGCCAGACGGCTTTCATAGGACTGGCCATCTAGCTGATAGACCACGGAACGCACAGTGACTTGGCTCATCTCAAACTCCTAAGACTCAAGAATAAAAAAACCCGCCGAAGCGGGTTTTTGTACAGCTCAGTTAAACCGACAGTTCAACCAGCAACTTGTTGAGACGGCGCACGTAGGCTGCCGGGTCTTTCAAGCTGTCGCCGGCCGCCAGGGCTGCCTGATCGAACAGGATGTGCGACAGGTCGCCGAAGCGCTCGTCGCTCTGTTCGTTGTCGAGTTTCTCGATCAGCGGGTGAGCCGGGTTGAATTCGAAGATCGGCTTCGAATCCGGAACCTTCTGCCCGCTGGCTTCGAGGATCTGACGCATCTGCAAGCCCAGGTCCTGCTCACCGATGGCCAGGATCGCCGGAGAATCGGTCAGACGGTGGGAAACCCGTACTTCAGCGACGGAATCGCCCAGTGCGGTTTTCAGACGCTCAACCAGACCTTCTTTGGACTTGGCGACTTCTTCCGCGGCTTTCTTGTCCTCTTCCGAGTCCAGGTTGCCGAGGTCCAGGTCACCGCGTGCCACGTCGACAAAGCTCTTGCCGTCGAAGTCGCTGAGGTAGCTCATCAGCCACTCGTCGATGCGGTCGGTCAGCAGCAGCACTTCGATGCCTTTCTTGCGGAAGACTTCCAGGTGCGGGCTGTTTTTGACTTGGGCGTAGGTTTCGCCGGTCAGGTAGTAAATCTTGTCCTGACCTTCCTTGGCGCGAGCCAGGTAGTCAGCCAAGCCAACAACCTGCTCGCCTTCTTCGCCCTGAGTGGATGCGAAACGCAGCAGGCCAGCGATTTTCTCTTTGTTGGCGAAATCTTCAGCCGGGCCTTCTTTCATCACTTGGCCGAAGTTTTTCCAGAAGCCTTTGTATTGCTCAGGCTCGTTCTTCGCCAGTTTTTCCAGCATGTCGAGTACACGCTTGGTCAGCGCCGACTTCATGGAGTCGATGATCGGGTCTTTCTGCAGGATTTCCCGCGACACGTTCAGCGACAGGTCGTTGGAATCGACCACGCCTTTGATGAAGCGCAGGTACAGCGGCAGGAACGACTCGGCCTGATCCATTACGAATACGCGCTGCACGTACAACTTCAGGCCTTTCGGCGCTTCACGCTGATACAGATCGAACGGAGCACGGGTCGGTACATAAAGCAGCGAGCTGTATTCCAGCTTGCCTTCGACTTTGTTGTGGCTCCAGCTCAGCGGGTTTTCGAAGTCATGCGCGATGTGCTTGTAGAACTCCTGGTATTCCTCGTCCTTGATCTCGGTGCGAGGACGGGTCCACAGGGCGCTGGCGCGGTTGACGGTTTCCCACTCAACGGCTGGCTTCTCTTCACCCTCAGCGGCGGCCACTTCTTTCGGCAACTCGATCGGCAAAGCGATGTGATCGGAGTACTTCTTGATGATGTTACGCAGACGGTAGCCATCGGCGAACTCGTCTTCACCGGACTTCAGGTGCAGGACGATACGGGTGCCGCGCTCGGCTTTGTCGACAGTGGCAACTTCAAAATCGCCTTCGCCCTTGGACGACCAATGCACGCCTTCGGAAGCGGCAGCACCGGCGCGACGGCTGAACACGTCGACTTTGTCAGCGACGATGAATGCCGAGTAGAAGCCCACACCGAACTGACCGATCAGGTGCGAATCTTTCTTCTGATCGCCGGACAGGTGTTTCATGAAATCAGCGGTGCCGGACTTGGCGATCGTGCCCAGGTGGGTGATCGCGTCTTCGCGGCTCATGCCGATACCGTTGTCTTCGAGGGTGACGGTTTTCGCGTCCTTGTCGAAGCTCACACGGATTTTCAGCTCGGCGCCACCTTCCAGCAACTCAGGCTTGGACAGGGCTTCGAAACGTAATTTGTCGACAGCGTCAGAGGCGTTCGAGATCAACTCGCGAAGGAAAATTTCCTTGTTGGAATACAGCGAATGGATCATGAGGTGCAGCAGTTGCTTCACCTCGGTCTGGAAGCCCAGGGTTTCCTTTTGAGTTTCCACACTCATGGTCATCAAACTCCAATCAGATGGCAGTGGCCGCGACCTTCAGGGTCGACGGCGGGTTGTCATCAGAGTTTGGGGCTGAGTTCAGGATTTCAAGGGCTCTTCGATTTTGAAATGGCCTCGGGCCGTGGCAATCGGCTCGGATTCGGTGCTTTGCCAGGCCGTCACCGCCACGTTGGCCACCCGCCGCCCCTGCCGACACACCTGGCAGCGAGCCCAGGTATCGCGAAATTGCCCGGCGCGCAGGTAATCGAGGGAGAAGTCGATGATCTTCGGCACACCCGGCGAGCCGGTGAAGATCAACAGGTGCAACGCCGCAGACAGCTCCATGAACCCGGCAATCACGCCGCCATGAATCGCCGGCAATAAAGGGTTACCAATGTTGTCCTTGTTGGCCGGCAGGCGAAACAGCAGTTCATCACCGACCCGCGAACATTCGACGCCGATCAACTTGGCGTAGGGAATCAGGTGCAGCAGCGAGGCGTAGTCCCCTTGCGCATGGGCCTGCTGGAGTTGTTCCTTGAAGGAGTCAGTCATTTCGCACCTCCGGCGATAGTGCCACCAAAGCCTTTGGTGCCCTTGATGCCCTTGCCCATGCGCATAAAGGTGCCGACGACATGGGCGATGGGCTGCTCCGGGTCGTCCTGATACGCGAAGCCTCGGGCGAAGATCACGTCGGTGGTGACCCGGTAGCATTGGGCGAAACCGTAGACATCCTTATGAGGTTCGGCGGCGTGCATGTAGTCGATGCGCAAATCGAGGGTCGGGCAGACTTCGAATTCCGGCAAAACGCACAGGGTGGACATGCCGCACGCGGTGTCCATCAACGACGTCAGGGCGCCGCCGTGAATGACACCGGTTTGCGGGTTACCGACGATTTGCGGGCTGTAAGGCAGGACGACCGTTAGTCCGTCAGTACTCGCGCTGTGAACGCGCAAGCCCAGCACCTGGCAATGCCGCAACGCCGACAGGAATCGTGTTGCGCGCTCAAAAACGGGGTTTTCGGCCATTTGTTAAATCCCTTCTTAGTATCCCGACAAAGCCTCAGATGAATCAGGCAAAAGTTCCATCGCGTTTAAAACTTATATATCTGTATGAAATGAGGAACTTATCGATGACGGCTGTGCTCGAAAGGCCAGTAGATATATTCCATAAGGAGAAACACCCCATGCGTAAGACTTTAGCTATTGCCTTGATGTTGACCGCTTCCCTCGGTCTCGCTGCCTGCGATAAAAAATCCGAGGACAAAGCTCAAGATGCCAACCAACATGCTGAGCAAGCTCAGCAAGACATGAACAAAGCTCAGGATAAAGTGAACGACGCTGCGAAAGAAAACGCCGAAGCTGCCAAAGCTCAGGCTGAATCGAACAAAGCCGCTGTTCAAGAGTCGGCTCCAGCCGCTCCTGCTGAAGCACCTAAAAACTAAAACAGTTTTTAGCGTGACAAAAGAAAACCCGCCATGTGCGGGTTTTCTTTTGCCTGTTAGTTGGTGATTTAGAGCAACACGGTTCTAAAAGTCGGACTAATCATCAGCAATAACGAGCAGACTAATCCGATCAACCACACCAGACTGCGCTGCCAGGCAAGATCCGCCCAATAACACAATAAATAGAGGATGCGCGTGATTACAAAGATGATCGCCAGCGAATCGATCAGCCACCCTGCCGTCTGCGTGGTGTGCGCCATCAACACCCCCACCGCAAATAATATGAACGCTTCAAAACAATTCTGATGGGCCGCCACGGCGCGGGCACCGAAGCCGGTCAG containing:
- a CDS encoding methyl-accepting chemotaxis protein, which encodes MSIRSLNIAPRASLGFGLLALMVFGLGAFALAQMSNMRAQSDQVDNNWLPSVMAVGEMSQDMLRLRALTMRLLINRDPAALAQNVGKLNELKGVLGDAQQRYNALIVLPEERSLFDRFKASEQKYLQFQGQVMILSAQGRIEDAAAIVNGEMSPLADEIAVTLKSLVELNKRNANLATEAARLVFSNSRVWVGVMVALAALMTIGLALLLTRSIVLPLSQSLRVAEVVAGGDLTGDICISGKDEPARLLHALKSMQQSLRDTIRRISDSSSQLASASEELSCVTEDATRGLHQQSLEIEQAATAVNQMTAAVEEVASNAVATSEASRESDRIAQHGRAQVHQTVQSIESLADDVTANASQVEDLAQKVYGISKVLDVIRSIAEQTNLLALNAAIEAARAGDAGRGFAVVADEVRALAHRTQQSTQEIEQMISGIQQGTDSAVSSMQQSNSRARSTLEVAKAAGVALEEIASAFTLINERNIVIASASEEQAAVAREVDRNLMNIRDLALQTSAGANQTSAASQELSRLAVDLNSMVARFSV
- a CDS encoding amidohydrolase family protein yields the protein MPVPRIRLSLAWWLVLCSSYADARDYAYSDAHLHYVDFFQETAGMPALLKSMADSSIDHVMISGIPVAKKWHEDEPKRPRYYAGDDADAYWYSATDVIVAAAVNKLTPEQRQRFHPFLSGFNPNDKNSEAHIQRMLDLNPGLWQGIGEVFTRHDDLTALTSGDTPRANNEAMTRIYHLAAENDLPVMLHSNITSKREKNPLYLAEMEEPLRNHPHTRFIWAHAGTSVEIHRHQTQLDFLLPTLTRMLEAYPNLFIDLSWSMLTPYLLDEQGKPRDEWLKLVERYPERFMLGSDVVGRFDKLGKEMRSFDPFLDALPEDVARKVARDNFLAVLPKSAR
- a CDS encoding OsmC family protein, which codes for MTVTVNTVSSEGFRHTVQIDDHELFADVPKSAGGEGSAPEPHDYFDAALGACKALTLKMYAKKKDIPLTGVGVEVKRDNSEEQKGKYALHVTLTLKGVLTDDQRAELLRVADRCPIHKLMTTTDVTIETHAPQGFDSQ
- a CDS encoding pirin family protein; its protein translation is MNTPLVIRPRAEDVEGQPILRPLPSAKCRSVGPFVFFDHMLETRYPAGKGMNIRQHPHIGLSTLTYLFKGQIQHKDSLGSDQVVDTGDVSWMTAGSAIAHVERTPEALKDSGFTMHGLQIWLASPKEHEQGPGHYSHHPAATLPVSDNLGVKIRMIAGSGFCLESPVPVLSPTLYAELNLQTATTLLIPTEHEERALYVLDGEVQLDGELIEPHSLVVLPVGEEMTLFAESDCHAVLFGGAPLDGPRRINWNFVASDPAAIDEARRRWAAGDWPTVPGESERIELP
- a CDS encoding dienelactone hydrolase family protein, whose translation is MSQVTVRSVVYQLDGQSYESRLAFDADHKGPRPGLLMAPNWMGISAGAEEIAKSVAAKGYVVLIADLYGQSVRPQNGEEAGAAMMPLKNDRGLLRQRMQAAFEQLQGQADVAVETSKLATFGFCFGGCCALELARSGAPVKAAVSFHGSLDTPNVDDAKNIKGSVLVLHGASDPLVPKEQLPAFEEEMNAAGVDWQLLSYGGAVHSFTDPHANVPGKMMYDAKTAGRAFVSMHNLLDEVFSG
- the htpG gene encoding molecular chaperone HtpG, coding for MSVETQKETLGFQTEVKQLLHLMIHSLYSNKEIFLRELISNASDAVDKLRFEALSKPELLEGGAELKIRVSFDKDAKTVTLEDNGIGMSREDAITHLGTIAKSGTADFMKHLSGDQKKDSHLIGQFGVGFYSAFIVADKVDVFSRRAGAAASEGVHWSSKGEGDFEVATVDKAERGTRIVLHLKSGEDEFADGYRLRNIIKKYSDHIALPIELPKEVAAAEGEEKPAVEWETVNRASALWTRPRTEIKDEEYQEFYKHIAHDFENPLSWSHNKVEGKLEYSSLLYVPTRAPFDLYQREAPKGLKLYVQRVFVMDQAESFLPLYLRFIKGVVDSNDLSLNVSREILQKDPIIDSMKSALTKRVLDMLEKLAKNEPEQYKGFWKNFGQVMKEGPAEDFANKEKIAGLLRFASTQGEEGEQVVGLADYLARAKEGQDKIYYLTGETYAQVKNSPHLEVFRKKGIEVLLLTDRIDEWLMSYLSDFDGKSFVDVARGDLDLGNLDSEEDKKAAEEVAKSKEGLVERLKTALGDSVAEVRVSHRLTDSPAILAIGEQDLGLQMRQILEASGQKVPDSKPIFEFNPAHPLIEKLDNEQSDERFGDLSHILFDQAALAAGDSLKDPAAYVRRLNKLLVELSV
- a CDS encoding PaaI family thioesterase, with the translated sequence MTDSFKEQLQQAHAQGDYASLLHLIPYAKLIGVECSRVGDELLFRLPANKDNIGNPLLPAIHGGVIAGFMELSAALHLLIFTGSPGVPKIIDFSLDYLRAGQFRDTWARCQVCRQGRRVANVAVTAWQSTESEPIATARGHFKIEEPLKS
- a CDS encoding PaaI family thioesterase, whose protein sequence is MAENPVFERATRFLSALRHCQVLGLRVHSASTDGLTVVLPYSPQIVGNPQTGVIHGGALTSLMDTACGMSTLCVLPEFEVCPTLDLRIDYMHAAEPHKDVYGFAQCYRVTTDVIFARGFAYQDDPEQPIAHVVGTFMRMGKGIKGTKGFGGTIAGGAK
- a CDS encoding MAPEG family protein, which translates into the protein MSIPFWCVFISALLIYVARMPVARAMKEQGGYNNHLPRQQQAQLTGFGARAVAAHQNCFEAFILFAVGVLMAHTTQTAGWLIDSLAIIFVITRILYLLCYWADLAWQRSLVWLIGLVCSLLLMISPTFRTVLL